A window from Cryobacterium sp. SO1 encodes these proteins:
- a CDS encoding PfkB family carbohydrate kinase produces MTAVTAGPVHPAAGPIHRLVSFGTVLVDLVCVVPGLPEPGGDVFGSSGALVAGGGFTAMAAARRGGLRTLHAGTTGTGPFGDLARAALATSGIETVLAPVVGLDTGVCVVLVDASGERTFVTMPGAEGRFEPAWRAQVPVRPTDAVLVSGYGLVHPVTRRTVLAVLAGLPDRATLVVDPGPLGHELDPAAREALFARADWFTCNDREATLLTGHTDPALAASALAEQLARAAPGLDAPSRQGAHAVVRIGAAGCILAGTGAMPVLVGAAPASVVSTNGAGDAHTGALVSALAAGRPPLAALRQANADTRDFLNRRESNS; encoded by the coding sequence GTGACCGCAGTGACGGCCGGCCCTGTGCACCCGGCGGCCGGCCCGATCCACCGGCTGGTCAGCTTCGGCACCGTACTGGTCGACCTCGTCTGCGTCGTTCCCGGCCTGCCGGAGCCGGGCGGCGACGTGTTCGGCTCGAGCGGCGCTCTCGTGGCCGGCGGCGGTTTCACCGCCATGGCGGCCGCCCGGCGCGGGGGCCTTCGCACCCTGCACGCCGGCACCACCGGCACCGGCCCGTTCGGCGACCTGGCCAGGGCCGCGCTCGCCACCTCCGGCATCGAAACGGTCCTGGCCCCGGTTGTCGGTCTCGACACCGGCGTCTGCGTCGTGCTGGTGGATGCGAGCGGTGAACGGACCTTCGTGACGATGCCGGGCGCGGAGGGCCGGTTTGAGCCGGCGTGGCGTGCCCAGGTTCCGGTGCGGCCGACCGACGCGGTGCTCGTGTCCGGTTACGGCCTGGTGCACCCGGTGACCCGGCGCACCGTCCTGGCCGTGCTCGCCGGGCTGCCGGACCGGGCCACGCTCGTCGTCGACCCCGGTCCGCTGGGTCACGAACTGGATCCCGCCGCCCGCGAGGCACTGTTCGCACGGGCCGACTGGTTCACCTGCAACGACCGGGAGGCGACCCTGCTCACCGGGCACACCGACCCCGCCCTCGCGGCGTCGGCGCTCGCCGAGCAGCTGGCCAGGGCCGCACCGGGCCTGGATGCGCCTAGTCGCCAGGGCGCTCACGCGGTCGTGCGGATCGGCGCGGCGGGCTGCATCCTCGCCGGTACCGGTGCCATGCCGGTCCTGGTGGGCGCGGCGCCCGCGTCCGTCGTCTCAACCAACGGGGCCGGCGATGCCCACACCGGGGCCTTGGTGAGCGCGTTGGCGGCCGGCCGGCCTCCCCTCGCTGCCCTTCGGCAGGCCAATGCCGACACCCGGGATTTCCTCAACCGGCGGGAGTCGAACTCCTGA
- a CDS encoding DUF5655 domain-containing protein — MTDHVPLPWDHIRLWEIGQLQNATGSGLEHWLARIRDLDPPTEAALREWLGTEGVSGYPRALLVHETFGYPDSTVRAADELIDAQYADRPSLRPILDAVLLYAGDLDEVSIQTRTTHVALSGPQRTFAVVQPSTRHRVDLGLRIAIPAAAPSTRLRPTTKLGADFPGRIPLTAASQVDSEVAAWLKHAYDATL; from the coding sequence ATGACCGACCATGTGCCGCTTCCCTGGGACCACATCCGGCTCTGGGAGATCGGCCAGTTGCAGAATGCCACCGGGAGCGGTCTGGAGCACTGGCTCGCCCGCATCCGGGATCTCGACCCGCCCACCGAGGCGGCACTGCGCGAGTGGCTCGGCACCGAGGGGGTCAGCGGCTATCCACGCGCGCTGCTCGTGCACGAGACGTTCGGCTACCCGGACTCCACGGTGCGAGCCGCCGATGAGCTGATCGACGCGCAGTACGCCGACCGCCCGTCGCTGCGGCCGATCCTGGATGCCGTGCTGTTGTACGCCGGAGACCTGGACGAGGTGAGCATCCAGACCCGCACCACCCATGTGGCGTTGTCAGGGCCGCAGCGCACCTTCGCGGTGGTGCAGCCGAGCACCAGGCACCGGGTCGACCTGGGACTACGGATCGCCATTCCGGCGGCTGCACCCAGCACCCGGTTGCGGCCGACCACAAAGCTCGGGGCGGACTTCCCGGGGCGGATTCCACTCACCGCGGCCAGCCAGGTCGACTCCGAGGTGGCCGCGTGGCTCAAACACGCCTACGACGCGACCCTCTGA
- a CDS encoding NUDIX domain-containing protein, whose protein sequence is MSDAPTPDLGGVAGSVAGARGDDVVSVHAGHADILVAAVALIRDRRVLMVTARGRDVWFMPGGKIDSGESEADAAAREAWEEVTLRLDPAALEPLFTVLIQAHGEPEGRLVRMVVFAAETAEEPTASAEVSALHWATSADAHRCPPAGVEVLHLLHAAGRID, encoded by the coding sequence GTGAGCGACGCGCCGACACCTGACCTGGGTGGCGTCGCCGGCTCCGTGGCCGGCGCCCGCGGTGACGACGTCGTGTCGGTGCACGCCGGGCACGCCGACATCCTGGTCGCGGCCGTCGCCCTCATCCGCGACCGCCGGGTGCTCATGGTTACCGCCCGTGGCCGCGACGTGTGGTTCATGCCCGGCGGCAAGATCGACTCCGGCGAGAGCGAGGCGGATGCCGCCGCTCGGGAAGCCTGGGAGGAGGTGACGCTCCGCCTGGACCCCGCCGCCCTCGAACCGTTGTTCACGGTGCTGATCCAGGCCCACGGCGAACCCGAGGGCCGGCTGGTGCGGATGGTGGTATTCGCCGCTGAGACCGCCGAAGAGCCGACGGCGAGCGCCGAGGTGAGCGCCCTGCACTGGGCCACCTCCGCGGACGCGCACCGCTGCCCACCCGCCGGCGTCGAAGTCCTCCACCTCCTGCACGCCGCCGGGCGCATCGACTGA
- a CDS encoding shikimate 5-dehydrogenase, producing MTDSTIPPRATPTKPPLNKDTRLCISLAARPSNFGTRFHNYLYEQFGLDFVYKAFTSTDLAGAIAGVRALGIRGCSVSMPFKEDVIALVDELDASATAIQSVNTIVNDDGYLRAYNTDYIAAADLLKSNRLDPATPFLLRGSGGMAKAVAAALRDSGFAAGTIVARNETRGRALADEVGYAWLAEPGDATAPLLVNVTPIGMAGGAQSTESAFTAAAIAAADTVFDVVALPAETPLILAARAAGKTVITGAEVIALQAAEQFERYTGVRPTNEQVRVASAFARA from the coding sequence ATGACTGACTCAACGATCCCCCCGCGTGCGACACCCACCAAGCCCCCGCTGAACAAGGACACCCGGCTCTGCATCTCGCTGGCCGCCCGGCCGAGCAACTTCGGCACCCGGTTCCACAACTACCTCTACGAACAGTTCGGCCTGGACTTCGTCTACAAGGCGTTCACCTCCACTGACCTGGCCGGCGCGATCGCCGGGGTGCGGGCGCTGGGCATCCGGGGCTGCTCGGTGTCGATGCCGTTCAAAGAGGATGTCATCGCCCTCGTCGACGAACTCGACGCCTCGGCCACGGCCATCCAGTCGGTGAACACCATCGTGAACGACGACGGCTACCTGCGTGCGTACAACACCGACTACATCGCCGCGGCCGACCTGCTGAAGAGCAACCGGCTGGACCCGGCCACCCCGTTCCTGCTGCGCGGCTCCGGCGGCATGGCCAAGGCCGTCGCGGCGGCCCTGCGCGACTCCGGCTTCGCCGCCGGCACCATCGTGGCCCGCAACGAGACCCGCGGCCGGGCGCTGGCCGACGAGGTCGGCTACGCCTGGCTGGCCGAACCGGGCGACGCCACCGCGCCGCTGCTGGTGAACGTCACTCCGATCGGCATGGCCGGCGGCGCGCAGTCCACCGAGTCGGCGTTCACGGCCGCAGCCATCGCCGCCGCTGACACCGTCTTCGACGTCGTGGCCCTGCCCGCCGAGACGCCGCTGATCCTCGCGGCCCGCGCGGCCGGCAAGACTGTCATCACCGGAGCCGAAGTGATCGCCCTGCAGGCCGCCGAACAGTTCGAGCGCTACACCGGCGTGCGGCCGACGAACGAGCAGGTGCGGGTCGCGTCGGCCTTCGCCCGCGCGTGA
- a CDS encoding YbdD/YjiX family protein produces MGVATAVRSAAAGLAWYVRAVMGEDAYEKYLAHHESVHGTDAQVPVLTEREFWRDQTDRQDTNPQGRCC; encoded by the coding sequence ATGGGCGTGGCCACCGCGGTGCGCTCGGCCGCGGCCGGGCTCGCCTGGTACGTCAGGGCGGTCATGGGTGAGGATGCCTACGAGAAGTACCTGGCGCACCACGAGTCGGTGCACGGCACGGATGCCCAGGTGCCCGTGCTGACCGAACGGGAGTTCTGGCGCGACCAGACCGATCGGCAGGACACCAACCCGCAGGGCCGGTGCTGCTGA
- a CDS encoding carbon starvation CstA family protein — MDATSKIPHDAINEPDLTQDPALPPVALDPTIHEAEEAHWTPVKIAIWVAIALLGGLSWVMLAVVRGETVNAIWFVFAAICTYLIGYRFYSNYIQKHLLRPDDRRATPAEYKADGKDYAATDRRVLFGHHFAAIAGAGPLVGPVLAAQMGYLPGTIWIIVGVVFAGAVQDYLVLFFSMRRGGRSLGQMARDELGRVGGTAALIATLTIMVIIVAILALVVTNALAESAWGVFSVGMTIPIALFMGCYLRFFRPGKVTEISIIGFVLLIAAIVGGGAIAGTSWGAALFTVDKVPLAIGIIVYGFIAAILPVWLLLAPRDYLSTFMKIGTIGMLAVAIIVVRPEITVPAVTEFATSGAGPVVSGTLFPFLFVTIACGALSGFHALIASGTTPKLIEKERQSRFIGYGGMLMESFVAIMALVAALSIDQGIYYAMNASPALTGGTVQGAAAFVNGLGLTGVSVTPELLTQTALNVGEETIVSRTGGAPTLSVGLANIMQQVAGGSGMMAFWYHFAIMFEALFILTAVDAGTRVARFMLQDSLGNFFPKFKDTSWRTGAWLTTGIMVAAWGAVLVMGVTDPLGGINTLFPLFGIANQLLAAIALAVCMAIVAKRGMFKYIWIVAVPLGFAAVVTITASIMKIFSTVPSVGYFAQNAAFSQALADGETSFGTATSVAAMEAVVRNTMVQGILSIVFVTLAVIVIFTALQATWNAWKTHSNATNEDLAVPSRIFAPSGIMATPAEKATQALWDARPSTGKRKTREH, encoded by the coding sequence ATGGACGCTACGTCCAAGATTCCGCACGACGCGATCAACGAACCAGACCTCACCCAGGACCCCGCGCTGCCGCCGGTGGCCCTGGACCCGACAATCCACGAGGCCGAAGAAGCCCACTGGACGCCGGTGAAGATCGCGATCTGGGTGGCCATCGCGCTGCTCGGTGGATTGAGCTGGGTGATGCTGGCCGTGGTGCGCGGCGAGACCGTGAACGCCATCTGGTTCGTCTTCGCCGCGATCTGCACCTACCTGATCGGGTACCGGTTCTACTCCAACTACATCCAGAAGCACCTGCTGCGCCCGGATGACCGCCGGGCCACGCCCGCCGAGTACAAGGCCGACGGCAAGGACTACGCCGCCACCGACCGCCGGGTGCTCTTCGGCCACCACTTCGCCGCCATCGCCGGCGCCGGCCCCCTGGTGGGACCGGTACTGGCCGCCCAGATGGGCTACCTGCCCGGCACGATCTGGATCATCGTCGGCGTGGTCTTCGCCGGCGCCGTACAGGACTACCTGGTGCTGTTCTTCTCGATGCGTCGCGGCGGCCGGTCGCTGGGCCAGATGGCCCGCGACGAGCTCGGCCGGGTCGGCGGCACCGCCGCCCTGATCGCCACGCTCACGATCATGGTCATCATCGTGGCCATCCTCGCCCTCGTCGTGACCAACGCCCTCGCCGAAAGCGCCTGGGGCGTCTTCTCGGTCGGCATGACCATCCCGATCGCCCTGTTCATGGGCTGCTACCTGCGCTTCTTCCGTCCGGGCAAGGTCACCGAGATCTCGATCATCGGCTTCGTACTGCTCATCGCCGCGATCGTCGGCGGCGGCGCCATCGCCGGCACCTCGTGGGGAGCTGCGCTGTTCACCGTCGACAAGGTGCCGCTGGCCATCGGCATCATCGTCTACGGCTTCATCGCCGCGATCCTGCCGGTCTGGCTGCTGCTGGCCCCCCGCGACTACCTCTCCACCTTCATGAAGATCGGCACGATCGGCATGCTCGCCGTGGCGATCATCGTCGTGCGGCCCGAGATCACCGTGCCCGCCGTCACCGAGTTCGCCACCAGTGGCGCCGGTCCCGTCGTCAGCGGCACGCTCTTCCCGTTCCTCTTCGTCACCATCGCCTGCGGCGCCCTCTCCGGCTTCCACGCCCTGATCGCCTCGGGCACCACGCCCAAGCTGATCGAGAAGGAACGCCAGAGCCGATTCATCGGCTACGGCGGCATGCTGATGGAGTCGTTCGTGGCGATCATGGCACTCGTGGCCGCGCTGTCGATCGACCAGGGCATCTACTACGCCATGAACGCGTCCCCCGCCCTCACCGGCGGCACCGTGCAGGGCGCGGCCGCGTTCGTGAACGGCCTGGGCCTGACGGGCGTGAGTGTCACCCCGGAGCTGCTCACCCAGACCGCGCTCAACGTGGGCGAGGAGACCATCGTCTCGCGCACCGGCGGCGCGCCGACCCTGTCGGTGGGCCTGGCCAACATCATGCAACAGGTCGCCGGCGGCAGCGGCATGATGGCGTTCTGGTACCACTTTGCGATCATGTTCGAGGCGCTGTTCATCCTCACCGCGGTGGATGCCGGCACCCGCGTGGCCCGGTTCATGCTGCAGGACAGCCTGGGCAACTTCTTCCCGAAGTTCAAGGACACCTCCTGGCGCACCGGCGCCTGGCTCACCACCGGCATCATGGTGGCGGCCTGGGGTGCGGTGCTCGTGATGGGCGTCACCGACCCGCTCGGCGGCATCAACACGCTGTTCCCGCTGTTCGGCATCGCCAACCAGCTGCTCGCCGCGATCGCCCTGGCCGTGTGCATGGCCATCGTGGCCAAGCGCGGCATGTTCAAGTACATCTGGATCGTGGCGGTGCCGCTCGGCTTCGCGGCCGTCGTGACCATCACGGCCTCGATCATGAAGATCTTCTCGACCGTGCCGTCGGTGGGTTACTTCGCACAGAACGCCGCGTTCTCCCAGGCGCTGGCCGACGGCGAGACGAGCTTCGGCACGGCCACCTCGGTCGCGGCGATGGAGGCCGTTGTGCGCAACACCATGGTGCAGGGCATCCTGTCGATCGTCTTCGTCACGCTCGCCGTCATCGTGATCTTCACCGCGCTGCAGGCCACCTGGAATGCATGGAAGACCCACTCGAATGCCACCAACGAGGACCTGGCCGTGCCGTCGCGGATCTTCGCGCCGTCCGGCATCATGGCCACCCCGGCAGAGAAGGCCACCCAGGCACTGTGGGACGCCCGACCGAGCACCGGTAAGCGCAAGACTCGCGAGCACTGA
- a CDS encoding glycine--tRNA ligase — MAALSRLDSVIALARHRGFVFQAGEIYGGSRSAWDYGPLGVELKENIKKQWWRFMVTSRDDVVGLDSSVILPRKVWEASGHVEVFSDPLIECTSCHKRFREDHLVEEFEEKKGRPPEGGVDGIACPNCGNRHTWTEPRAFSGLLKTFLGPVDEEAGMVYLRPETAQGIFVNFANVLQAARMKPPFGIGQIGKSFRNEITPGNFIFRTREFEQMEMEFFVEPGTDEEWHQYWIDQRMGWYTGLGINPENLRLFEHAQEKLSHYSKRTVDIEYRFGFSGSEFGELEGVANRTDFDLKTHSEASGKDLSYFDQTKNERWVPYVIEPAAGLTRSLMAFLVDAYHEEEVPNAKGGVDKRTVLKLDPRLAPIKAAVLPLSRNEALSPMARSLAARLRESWNVDFDDAGAIGRRYRRQDEIGTPYCITVDFDSLEDQAVTVRDRDTMAQERVPLAELDAYLAVRLRGA; from the coding sequence GTGGCCGCACTTTCCCGTCTTGATTCCGTCATCGCCCTCGCCCGCCACCGCGGCTTCGTGTTCCAGGCCGGTGAGATCTACGGCGGTAGCCGGTCGGCCTGGGACTACGGGCCCCTCGGCGTGGAGCTGAAGGAGAACATCAAGAAGCAGTGGTGGCGCTTCATGGTCACCAGCCGCGACGACGTCGTGGGCCTGGACTCCTCCGTCATCCTGCCGCGTAAGGTCTGGGAGGCCTCCGGCCACGTCGAGGTGTTCTCCGATCCGCTGATCGAGTGCACCAGCTGCCACAAGCGCTTCCGCGAAGACCACCTGGTGGAGGAGTTCGAGGAGAAGAAGGGTCGCCCGCCCGAGGGCGGTGTGGATGGCATCGCCTGCCCCAACTGCGGCAACCGGCACACCTGGACCGAGCCGCGCGCGTTCTCCGGCCTGCTCAAGACCTTCCTCGGCCCGGTCGACGAAGAGGCCGGGATGGTGTACCTCCGCCCCGAGACCGCGCAGGGCATTTTCGTGAACTTCGCCAATGTGCTGCAGGCCGCGCGCATGAAGCCCCCGTTCGGCATCGGCCAGATCGGTAAGAGCTTCCGCAACGAGATCACCCCCGGAAACTTCATCTTCCGCACCCGCGAGTTCGAGCAGATGGAGATGGAATTCTTCGTCGAGCCCGGCACTGACGAGGAGTGGCACCAGTACTGGATCGACCAGCGGATGGGCTGGTACACCGGCCTCGGCATCAACCCGGAGAACCTGCGGCTATTCGAACACGCCCAGGAGAAGCTCTCGCACTACTCCAAGCGCACCGTCGACATCGAGTACCGCTTCGGCTTCTCCGGCAGCGAGTTCGGCGAGCTGGAGGGTGTGGCCAACCGCACCGACTTCGACCTCAAGACGCACTCCGAGGCATCCGGCAAGGACCTCTCGTACTTCGACCAGACCAAGAACGAGCGCTGGGTCCCGTACGTGATCGAGCCCGCGGCCGGCCTCACCCGCTCGCTCATGGCGTTTCTGGTGGATGCCTACCACGAGGAGGAAGTGCCCAACGCGAAGGGCGGCGTCGACAAGCGCACCGTGCTCAAGCTCGACCCGCGCCTGGCCCCGATCAAGGCGGCCGTGCTGCCCCTTTCGCGCAATGAGGCCCTCTCGCCGATGGCCCGCTCCCTGGCCGCGCGCCTGCGCGAGTCGTGGAACGTGGACTTCGACGACGCCGGCGCCATCGGCCGCCGCTATCGCCGCCAGGACGAGATCGGCACCCCGTACTGCATCACGGTGGACTTCGACTCGCTCGAGGACCAGGCCGTGACAGTGCGTGACCGCGACACCATGGCGCAGGAGCGGGTGCCCCTGGCCGAGCTGGACGCGTACCTGGCCGTGCGACTGCGCGGAGCCTAA
- a CDS encoding alcohol dehydrogenase catalytic domain-containing protein, with protein MKAVWFDQFGELPVVREVADPEPSAAGVVVRVEATGLCRSDWHGWLGHDAGIALPHVPGHELVGVIDAVGPLVRRFTVGQRVTVPFVCACGDCPECAGGNAQVCRYQTQPGFTHWGSYAERVALHHADVNLIAVPDSLDAGAAALLGCRFATSYRGLVHQAKLVAGETLVVIGCGGVGLSAVMIGTALGARVIAVDISVDALAAAARAGAAYTVNSTGMTDAAVVERVRLLADGGAQVSVEALGRENTVGIAIRSLATHGRHVQIGLLAEDPRLPLGLVIGRELAVLGSHGMPAGDYPELMALVASGKLRPQNLISHRIPLADAPAALAAMSAPLPAAGVTVIDLTLP; from the coding sequence GTGAAAGCCGTCTGGTTCGATCAGTTCGGGGAGCTGCCCGTCGTGCGCGAGGTGGCCGATCCGGAGCCCAGCGCCGCCGGTGTCGTGGTGCGGGTCGAGGCCACCGGACTCTGCCGCAGCGACTGGCACGGCTGGCTGGGCCACGACGCCGGCATCGCCCTGCCTCACGTTCCCGGCCACGAGCTCGTCGGCGTGATCGACGCCGTCGGCCCGCTCGTGCGAAGGTTCACGGTGGGCCAGCGGGTCACCGTGCCGTTCGTCTGTGCCTGCGGCGACTGCCCGGAGTGCGCCGGCGGCAACGCGCAGGTCTGTCGCTACCAGACGCAGCCCGGGTTCACCCACTGGGGGTCGTACGCCGAACGGGTCGCCCTGCACCACGCCGATGTGAACCTGATCGCGGTACCGGATTCCCTCGACGCCGGCGCCGCCGCCCTGCTCGGCTGCCGGTTCGCCACGTCGTACCGCGGCCTCGTGCACCAGGCGAAACTGGTGGCCGGCGAAACCCTCGTGGTGATCGGCTGTGGCGGGGTGGGCTTGTCGGCCGTGATGATCGGCACAGCCCTGGGCGCCCGGGTGATCGCCGTGGACATCAGCGTGGACGCCCTGGCCGCCGCGGCCCGTGCCGGCGCCGCCTACACGGTCAACTCCACCGGCATGACCGACGCCGCGGTGGTGGAGCGGGTGCGCCTGCTCGCCGATGGCGGCGCCCAGGTGTCGGTGGAGGCGCTCGGCCGGGAGAACACCGTGGGCATCGCCATCCGCTCGCTGGCCACCCACGGGCGGCACGTGCAGATCGGCCTGCTCGCCGAGGACCCCCGCCTGCCACTCGGCCTGGTGATCGGCCGCGAGCTCGCCGTGCTCGGCAGCCACGGCATGCCCGCCGGCGACTACCCCGAGCTGATGGCCCTCGTGGCCAGCGGCAAACTGCGCCCGCAAAACCTGATCAGCCACCGCATCCCGTTGGCGGATGCGCCGGCGGCCTTGGCCGCGATGTCGGCGCCGCTGCCCGCGGCCGGTGTCACCGTGATCGACCTGACCCTGCCGTAA
- a CDS encoding glutamyl-tRNA reductase, whose product MLICLSANHKNSSFDVLEKLSVGADAAAGGMLTGHDALNGAVVVATCNRFEAYLDLDEPFGVSPLPAVYAAIDAVSASTGVSADLLRDTLDVVHGNGVAEHLFAVTSGLESVVVGEGEIAGQVRRSLEEARAAGTTSPELERLFQRASQTSRGVKNRTGIGAAGRSLVRLALELAESRVTDWAHTRVLLVGTGRYAGASLAALRDLGVTDVRVYSPSGRAVKFATAHDIGAVLTDAAELAHETALADLILTCTTAEHHVIDAGILTAGRALVAAKHATEVPALVAGPDGVRTCPVGTEPDDARQLVIDLGLPRNVDPDVSDVPGVELLDLETIRIHAPLEQLNATSEARKLVGRAAKKFSAVAEEQSLAPAVVALRCHVFDILDGEIARARKRGDTSEATESALRHLAGVLLHTPMVRSRELARAGDQDAFLGGLDALFGIDVTLPESTEAPSELPAVVGISDAAS is encoded by the coding sequence GTGTTGATTTGTCTGTCCGCGAACCACAAGAACTCCAGCTTCGACGTGCTCGAAAAGCTGTCTGTTGGCGCGGATGCAGCGGCGGGCGGGATGCTCACGGGTCACGATGCCCTCAACGGGGCCGTGGTCGTGGCCACCTGCAACCGATTCGAGGCCTACCTCGACCTCGACGAACCGTTCGGGGTCTCCCCGCTTCCGGCGGTCTATGCCGCGATCGACGCCGTGAGCGCGAGCACCGGCGTCAGCGCCGACCTGCTCCGCGACACGCTCGACGTAGTGCACGGCAACGGCGTGGCCGAGCACCTCTTCGCCGTGACCAGCGGACTCGAGTCCGTCGTGGTCGGCGAGGGCGAAATCGCCGGGCAGGTTCGGCGCTCCCTCGAGGAGGCCCGCGCCGCCGGAACCACCAGTCCCGAACTCGAGCGGCTGTTCCAGCGTGCCTCCCAGACCTCCCGCGGCGTGAAGAACCGCACCGGCATCGGCGCCGCCGGCCGCTCGCTCGTGCGTCTCGCGCTCGAACTGGCCGAGAGCCGGGTCACCGACTGGGCGCACACCCGGGTGCTGCTGGTCGGCACCGGCCGGTACGCCGGCGCGTCGCTGGCGGCCCTCCGCGACCTCGGCGTCACCGACGTGCGGGTCTACTCACCGTCCGGCCGCGCCGTGAAGTTCGCCACCGCACACGACATCGGGGCCGTGCTGACGGATGCCGCCGAACTGGCCCACGAAACCGCCCTGGCCGACCTGATCCTCACCTGCACCACCGCGGAGCACCACGTCATCGACGCGGGCATCCTCACCGCCGGCCGCGCCCTCGTGGCCGCGAAGCACGCCACGGAGGTCCCCGCCCTGGTGGCCGGGCCGGATGGCGTGCGTACCTGCCCCGTCGGCACTGAGCCGGACGACGCCCGCCAACTGGTGATCGACCTCGGCCTGCCCCGCAACGTGGACCCAGACGTCAGCGACGTGCCCGGAGTCGAGCTGCTCGACCTCGAGACAATCCGCATCCACGCGCCCCTCGAACAGCTCAATGCGACCAGCGAGGCTCGCAAGCTGGTGGGCCGGGCCGCCAAGAAGTTCTCCGCCGTGGCCGAGGAGCAGAGCCTGGCACCGGCCGTCGTGGCGCTGCGCTGCCATGTCTTCGACATCCTCGACGGTGAGATCGCGCGGGCCAGGAAGCGCGGCGACACCAGCGAGGCGACCGAGTCCGCCCTGCGGCACCTCGCCGGCGTGCTGCTGCACACCCCCATGGTCCGCTCGCGCGAGCTCGCCAGGGCCGGCGACCAGGATGCGTTCCTCGGCGGGCTCGACGCTCTGTTCGGCATCGATGTCACCCTGCCGGAGTCGACGGAGGCACCGTCCGAACTGCCCGCGGTGGTCGGCATCTCCGACGCCGCGTCCTGA
- the hemE gene encoding uroporphyrinogen decarboxylase, with protein sequence MNLDTTHPLSSGLTSDSRLVRAYQGTRPAVTPVWFMRQAGRSLPEYRELRVGTRMLDACLDPAMASEITLQPIRRHGVDAGILFSDIVVPLKLVGVDVEIVAGKGPVLAEAVRTAADVDRLIALDPAVLDTALAPISEAVALTVAALGSTPLIGFAGAPFTLAAYIVEGGPSKDHIHARTLMHSDPEAWTKLMAWTAEVTGRFLRAQVLAGASAAQLFDSWAGALSLDDYSRFVAPASTAAIGHVRDLTYVESAGDLAADPESIRRNVPVVHFGVGTGELLKAMHGIGADVVGVDYRVPLDEASRRLGGVVPVQGNIDPALLNAPWPVLEAHVLDVLERGRTAPSHVLNLGHGVPPETNPDVLTRLVQFVHETTSTPSPAERPAS encoded by the coding sequence ATGAACCTCGACACGACGCACCCACTTTCTTCCGGCCTCACCTCGGACTCCCGCCTGGTGCGGGCCTACCAGGGCACCCGCCCTGCCGTGACCCCGGTGTGGTTCATGCGCCAGGCCGGCCGCTCCCTTCCCGAGTACCGCGAACTGCGGGTGGGCACCCGGATGCTCGACGCCTGCCTGGACCCCGCGATGGCCAGCGAGATCACCCTGCAGCCGATCCGCCGGCACGGCGTCGACGCGGGCATCCTGTTCAGCGACATCGTCGTGCCGCTCAAGCTCGTGGGCGTCGACGTGGAGATCGTCGCCGGCAAGGGCCCGGTGCTCGCCGAGGCCGTGCGCACCGCCGCGGATGTCGACCGCCTCATCGCCCTGGACCCTGCCGTGCTCGACACCGCTTTGGCCCCCATCAGCGAGGCCGTCGCCCTCACCGTCGCCGCGCTGGGCTCCACCCCGCTGATCGGCTTCGCCGGGGCGCCGTTCACCCTGGCCGCGTACATCGTCGAGGGCGGGCCGTCCAAGGACCACATCCACGCCCGCACCCTGATGCACTCGGACCCGGAGGCCTGGACCAAGCTGATGGCCTGGACCGCCGAGGTGACCGGCCGGTTCCTCCGCGCCCAGGTGCTCGCCGGTGCCAGCGCCGCGCAGCTGTTCGACTCCTGGGCCGGCGCCCTCTCGCTCGACGACTACAGCCGCTTCGTCGCCCCGGCGTCCACCGCCGCGATCGGGCATGTCCGCGACCTCACTTACGTGGAGTCCGCCGGTGACCTGGCCGCGGACCCGGAGTCGATCCGCCGCAATGTTCCGGTCGTGCACTTCGGTGTCGGCACCGGCGAGCTGCTCAAGGCCATGCACGGTATCGGCGCCGACGTCGTCGGCGTGGACTACCGGGTGCCCCTGGATGAGGCCAGCCGGCGCCTCGGCGGCGTCGTGCCCGTGCAGGGCAACATCGACCCGGCCCTGCTGAACGCGCCCTGGCCGGTGCTCGAGGCGCACGTCCTCGACGTGCTCGAGCGCGGCCGCACGGCGCCGTCCCACGTGCTCAACCTCGGCCACGGCGTGCCGCCGGAGACGAACCCCGACGTGCTCACCCGGCTGGTGCAGTTCGTGCACGAAACCACGTCAACTCCCTCCCCCGCGGAGCGCCCCGCCTCGTAG